Genomic segment of Serinicoccus hydrothermalis:
GCCTCGGCGTCATCTACATCGTCCAGCGGGCCGAGTTCGTCGGGATCATCCAGATCTTCGTCTACTCCGGCGCCGTGATGATGCTCTTCCTCTTCGTCGTCATGCTCGTCGGTGTCGACTCCTCGGACTCCACCGTCGAGACGCTGCGCGGCCAGCGCGTCTGGGCCTTCGGCCTGGGGGCGGTCTTCGTCGTCGTCGCCGCCCTGGGCCTGGCGCGCGTGTCCTGGCCGGACGCGGTCGGCCTCGAGGAGGTCCAGACCGAGGGCAGCGTCACCGCGCTGGCCCGCGAGATCTTCGAGCGCCAGGTGCTGACCTTCGAGACGCTCGGGGCGCTGCTCGTCATCGCGGTCATGGGGGCCATGGTGCTCGCGCACCGCGAGCGGCTCACGCCGCGGCGCACGCAGCGCGAGGTCTCGCAGGAGAAGCTGCGCTCGGGCGAGTGGCTCTCCGGCAAGCCCAACCCGGGTGTGTATGCCCGGCACAACGCCGCGGACACCCCTGCCCTGGCCCCGGACGGGACCCCCGTCGAGGAGTCGGTGCCGCGCGTGCTCGTGGCGCGCGGCCAGGTCACCAACCCGACCGAGTACCGTCTGGCGGGCGCGACCGCACGGCCCGACGGACAGCCGCCGGCCGACCTCGCGCCCGAGGACCTGCCGACGGGGACCAACGCCGCCGTCGACCAGCAGGGCCACGACATGGAGCCCGACGACACCGGCGGTGACGCCACCGAGGAGCAGGGGAGGAGCGAGCGCTGA
This window contains:
- a CDS encoding NADH-quinone oxidoreductase subunit J — protein: MTPDRIDGMELGLFWVLAVVAVMGALGLLFARKAVHAAMAMAMTMISLGVIYIVQRAEFVGIIQIFVYSGAVMMLFLFVVMLVGVDSSDSTVETLRGQRVWAFGLGAVFVVVAALGLARVSWPDAVGLEEVQTEGSVTALAREIFERQVLTFETLGALLVIAVMGAMVLAHRERLTPRRTQREVSQEKLRSGEWLSGKPNPGVYARHNAADTPALAPDGTPVEESVPRVLVARGQVTNPTEYRLAGATARPDGQPPADLAPEDLPTGTNAAVDQQGHDMEPDDTGGDATEEQGRSER